A genomic window from Chitinophaga pollutisoli includes:
- a CDS encoding ThiF family adenylyltransferase has product MTLKERIQETQSAPVTFSPEFYYPNRAADQEALQQLLQAHPHIRVYDELDSQLRELVKIQHPTRRLSEAETAAAVQAHLNGIPAAQYGVWVYYPWTAKLVHLLDKSEFIALRTSRNMHKITAAERDLLQEKKIGVIGLSVGQTIALTLAMERVCGELRLADFDAVELTNMNRLRTTVDNLGMPKVIVAAREIAEMDPFLTVKVFGEGATEQNLDGFLTEGGKLDVLVEECDGVDVKILSRQKARKHGIPVVMDTNDRGMLDIERFDLDPEYPLLHGLIPPIEDLSALKHLSNEEKIPILGPMAGMAHMSPRMKYSLGEIGKTITTWPQLASSVMLGGALVTDTCRRILLDQLRSSGRYYVDFDQLIQ; this is encoded by the coding sequence ATGACACTCAAGGAACGCATACAAGAGACACAGTCGGCGCCTGTCACCTTCTCCCCGGAGTTTTATTACCCGAACCGGGCGGCGGACCAGGAAGCCCTGCAGCAGTTGTTGCAGGCGCACCCGCATATCAGGGTATACGATGAGCTGGACAGCCAGCTCCGGGAGCTGGTGAAAATCCAGCACCCCACCCGCCGCCTCAGTGAAGCCGAAACGGCGGCAGCGGTACAGGCCCATCTGAACGGCATTCCGGCAGCGCAGTACGGCGTTTGGGTATACTATCCCTGGACGGCCAAACTGGTTCACCTGCTCGATAAATCCGAATTCATCGCTTTGCGCACTTCGCGCAACATGCATAAAATCACCGCTGCAGAGCGGGATTTGCTACAGGAAAAGAAGATCGGCGTCATCGGCTTGTCCGTAGGCCAGACCATCGCCCTCACCCTCGCCATGGAGCGGGTATGCGGGGAATTGCGGCTGGCGGACTTCGATGCGGTGGAGCTGACCAATATGAACCGGCTGCGCACCACGGTCGACAACCTGGGGATGCCCAAGGTGATCGTGGCGGCCCGTGAAATCGCTGAAATGGACCCGTTTTTGACGGTAAAAGTGTTTGGAGAAGGGGCTACGGAGCAGAACCTGGATGGATTCCTGACCGAAGGCGGCAAGCTGGACGTGCTGGTGGAAGAATGCGACGGGGTCGACGTGAAGATACTCAGCCGCCAGAAAGCCCGCAAGCATGGCATCCCGGTGGTGATGGACACCAACGACCGCGGCATGCTCGACATCGAGCGGTTCGACCTGGACCCGGAATATCCCCTGCTGCACGGGCTCATCCCTCCCATTGAGGATCTGAGCGCGCTGAAGCACCTGTCCAACGAAGAAAAGATTCCCATTTTGGGGCCTATGGCAGGCATGGCGCACATGAGCCCCCGGATGAAATATTCGCTGGGAGAAATCGGCAAAACCATTACCACCTGGCCGCAGCTGGCCTCCTCCGTTATGTTAGGCGGGGCGCTGGTGACGGACACTTGCCGGAGGATCCTGCTGGATCAGCTTCGCAGCTCCGGCAGGTATTATGTGGATTTCGATCAACTCATTCAATAA